Proteins encoded in a region of the Bartonella taylorii genome:
- a CDS encoding ABC transporter permease → MKNYRIAITILALLSILSIFVGYSDVTPSDLLSGDTHAWLIFWQTRLPRTIAILLVGAALALSGMIMQLLARNRFVEPSTAGTVESASLGILFVMIFLPDIPVLGKMIIATIFAMTGALFFMFLLRQIPLKSALIVPLTGIMLGYVIGSLTNAIADYEMLLPSLQAYLFGSFAMILEGKYELLWLSLPLCIIAYCTADRFTVAGLGEDLTNNLGLNYRTVMLFGLFIVASITAVIVCTVGRIPFVGLIIPNLVSNFMGDNMRHTAPWVAISGAELVLICDLLGRIIHPSLEIPISTIMGVIGSFIFIILLLRWRKRLG, encoded by the coding sequence GTGAAAAATTACCGGATAGCCATAACCATTCTTGCTCTATTATCTATCCTCAGCATTTTTGTTGGTTATTCTGATGTAACACCTTCTGACCTATTATCAGGCGATACTCATGCTTGGCTTATTTTTTGGCAAACACGTCTTCCGCGTACCATTGCAATCCTTTTAGTAGGTGCAGCACTTGCCCTCTCGGGCATGATCATGCAACTTCTTGCACGCAATCGCTTTGTTGAACCATCAACTGCTGGAACTGTTGAATCCGCTTCTCTTGGTATTCTTTTTGTTATGATTTTTCTACCCGACATTCCTGTGCTTGGAAAAATGATTATCGCTACAATTTTTGCCATGACTGGTGCACTCTTTTTTATGTTTTTATTGCGCCAAATTCCTCTAAAATCTGCCCTCATTGTACCACTCACAGGGATTATGCTAGGATATGTTATTGGCTCCTTAACCAACGCTATTGCTGATTATGAGATGTTGCTTCCTTCTCTTCAAGCTTATTTATTTGGCAGTTTTGCGATGATTCTTGAAGGAAAATATGAACTCTTATGGCTCTCTCTTCCCCTATGCATTATTGCCTATTGCACCGCAGACCGTTTTACAGTAGCTGGTCTGGGAGAGGACTTAACCAATAACCTTGGGCTTAATTATCGTACTGTCATGCTCTTTGGTCTTTTTATTGTTGCATCAATCACCGCTGTTATAGTCTGTACAGTCGGACGAATCCCTTTCGTTGGACTCATTATTCCAAACCTTGTTTCAAATTTTATGGGTGACAATATGCGCCATACCGCTCCTTGGGTAGCAATCAGCGGAGCAGAACTAGTTTTGATCTGTGACCTTTTAGGACGAATAATTCATCCTTCTCTTGAAATTCCCATCAGCACCATAATGGGGGTTATCGGTAGTTTTATTTTTATCATACTTCTTTTACGCTGGAGAAAGCGTCTTGGATAA
- a CDS encoding siderophore ABC transporter substrate-binding protein gives MMKYLKWVTFVLVVATSFATFSWVNASVNAANVTINHVSGSTSVPTSPQKVIVFDLATLDNMNRLGIKAVSGVPEGKKPAYLQQFDDAKYEKIGTVFEPNYEKIATLQPDLIVISSRTQTKYKDLSKIAPTIDLTVGNENSLEDIKRNVSILGKIFGKEKEAEKEIAQLNENLAKVRQNTQGKGTGLVLMTSGGKISALGPKSRFDILHSAFGIAPATDKLTVQKHGQLISPEFIFETNPDWLLVIDRDAAIGREGQSAAQLLDNDLVKRTTAGKQNQIIYLDSWSWYRASGGLTGLNEATQQINEAFTKSK, from the coding sequence ATGATGAAATATCTAAAATGGGTAACTTTTGTTTTGGTTGTTGCAACCAGTTTTGCAACGTTTTCATGGGTAAATGCGAGTGTAAATGCAGCAAATGTGACCATTAACCATGTTTCAGGCTCCACTAGTGTTCCCACCTCTCCTCAAAAGGTTATAGTGTTCGATCTTGCAACGCTAGATAACATGAACCGCCTTGGTATCAAAGCTGTTTCCGGCGTACCTGAAGGAAAAAAACCTGCGTATTTGCAGCAATTTGATGATGCAAAATATGAAAAAATCGGTACCGTTTTTGAACCAAATTATGAAAAAATTGCTACCCTTCAACCCGATCTCATTGTCATTTCCTCACGCACCCAAACTAAATATAAGGATTTATCCAAAATCGCTCCAACTATTGATCTCACCGTAGGGAATGAAAACTCTCTTGAAGATATTAAACGGAATGTGTCTATCCTTGGGAAAATTTTTGGTAAAGAAAAAGAAGCAGAAAAGGAAATTGCACAACTCAATGAAAATTTAGCAAAAGTCCGTCAAAATACTCAAGGGAAAGGCACAGGACTCGTGCTCATGACCTCTGGTGGAAAAATCAGTGCTTTGGGTCCAAAATCGCGTTTTGATATTCTCCATTCCGCATTTGGAATTGCTCCTGCAACCGATAAACTTACCGTGCAAAAACATGGGCAGCTTATTTCCCCTGAATTTATTTTTGAAACCAATCCTGACTGGCTATTGGTTATTGACCGCGATGCCGCAATTGGGCGAGAAGGACAATCTGCCGCACAACTGCTCGATAATGATCTTGTTAAACGCACAACTGCTGGAAAACAAAATCAAATTATTTATTTAGATTCTTGGAGCTGGTATCGTGCAAGTGGTGGTCTCACTGGACTTAACGAAGCTACACAACAGATCAATGAGGCTTTTACAAAAAGTAAATAA
- a CDS encoding autotransporter outer membrane beta-barrel domain-containing protein, which yields MINVFKKRTRLCALTTSTLFFLQGVDASMGSGWFSFPSVQKLSSFVLGSGSQEPASPPTPSGSPSIEQSPSGGQSQALPLKSGEGSNPVQGSSNPVQGSGDPVKGSEKAGQGSEKVGQGSENAEQGAGTVQGKGSSKLTFACNGGNYKSVASMFCDDGGNHVMKRGAIQTQKIDQIAVYATTKSSSELSGGIQRPVTDGAGGQDSGLGVGGVISGTTIVLNNMSISGVAPSSIAVVPPIKGALDDVAKKTAGDHGEAFAAGVLATSFSKVKLENSNIKKFAVGVHAHQYGGIYMKGGTVYYTDIGAAARQGSFVILDGVVFDEVRTGLHSSNGSRIMMKSGQINFAKGGAGVISENKGIVKLEGARIRIKEGSGKQDTSDVTSFALLSDGGLISFHNGEVTGTDAVALWVTDDITASSLRMNVDALPGFLSHRSLGSESSDHNMNPVYKVHHVVDSIYPDVITTMNSIVGDENTSHHLNIVDSNSPVDALKVKADIKESNIKIEGRNSYGISFGKISRISSNGQKRKERSEVNTNKQMVFLQKTSLFVPEGVAVYGNNLNGIVLLGEGTVLSGDSFLKAESFSNLAVYAFKSSIMGDSQISENAHARLYLSDESGWYLAKSNNRNLGQVNTGGEVNTGRVVDKYCIDSCVSFVGLANSAIAFLPPRDENEGYQMLHIGDSRGVAYIATGDSKIYVNTSFVSDDSGNVKLLSDQLFIYGDVFGKTKVYVNDSSVIETLNGKLKNGEKVQRESIQNQAEGKENKNIPDSIPIVQVLGEANRDSFELATGYVTLQGSPYQYILRASDPILGSGRTQLWKFNLESKLEGGADGSVNSPGLKVDPNASGSRTPDAGTPTPDAGTPAPEAGTPAPEAGTPASDPGRSPSEPGSHTPQADGSTVQTGNPVSEPGSQTSQAGNLTPQAGISTPVSGLPAPEVGNSASDPSNPISQDGSPTSELGGQIPQTGGSTLQTGDPAPEAASQTPQAGSPASGASASDPSNPTSDPGRSPSEPGSQTSQVGGHIQEVRDSSLSQNSIPVVSGQAGSLEKDNVDPSTLRVSSSRGPSGHTLSLSYGIPTSDQERYGNIVVTKGDVDIVLLNQMDKASYGVESGMVEYNITDESGNPITFDSNSDRIDVIKSVPGVTPPSTPIGTGVTPPVQSNEASENVRTITHEGAGIPVAGKTPSVVPAGASTLQAGISTPESGVPAPEFGNSASDPSNQISQDGSPTSELGGQTPQAGGSTPQTGEPATKPGSHIPDSGSPAPEASNPASDPGRSPSEPGSHTPQAGGSTLQTGDPAPEAASQTPQAGSPASELVSTPVGTGVTSSVQSNEASENVRTITHEGAGVPVAGETPPVVSTGASAPKASSPTLQAGGSTLQTGNLASEPGSPTLQAGNLTPQAGSSAPQAGKLPSAVKSTDSTNSTLGSKESISVKPVASEESRVPAVAGVSSAGKEGTPAGCNGIGGNGAGQSQGSLLCSDGKSYTVRQLTLNANNSTQHSMHVKSGTNIKLNAATIIGPDSGNRDAVDLAKLSSVSAVFAEENAEVVLENKSIIQSSVIGLEAKSGGKVKMDNGTVNARYMAALAGTGAVVTLKNTQINVEGDSATAGLVSKGGDITMESGTITMKKGVAVQSEEGGHVRLNKVSVIAKKEAREPDSANKSEHAAILLNNNSVVEFTHGDVVTDANALWIRDGDGNIEQGSSRRRRSSDVRPSMNHANIEFSTIKVESDNSYGIYFDGAGRKAVDQQSQNKIPEKIVSGSSVEDSGTGSLVKRSAVRPQEKAPVSITGAVSLKRTNFEVLKSIAIYGNNSGGRVSLENRTNLTGDLLLKAESNSHMSVLVDNSSIMGGVRVDKTSYATLDLTNRSEWYLTRSAHKNLRAPDSECVDSCISSVSLVNSDIHFLPSQSEELEYQTLRIGEGKGIVYKAQGDVSIHFNARLNPNDPSDRQVSDRLVIHGDVEGKTVVSVRSVSGSVGENNGSDKTAHSVSVIQVYGKAEKDSFRLDSDYVALGNSPYKYTLRSYSPEMTSKQEHVQQKFMKDGGEFWNFRLENQYVKSESFDANIVSKADTISLPRKVVRSVVPQVPTYLLLPNSVFHAGLMDISNQNKQLETLRTTSSGMVEIRENPALYLRGYGGSYRYASDLSALEYGYGGDLSYNGVEAGVLLKTIENADNAISFGVMGSYGKLSLQPQDVEQSQESAFDKWTATAYGSLQHETGLYVDGLLSYGLFKGDVVTLARGKTATLKGNPLSVSLTGGQTFVTGYEGFVFDPQVQVVYQHLQFSKARDIDNFDIELGKLDQWVARVGGRLSKVPTGSEGVNAVAFYGKLYFAHGFGGNKSVHFKDAFQLGAFGSSLEAGLGFNAKLSSQFSLHGDVVYQHKLNKAGFSGTSFSGGIRYQF from the coding sequence ATGATCAATGTATTTAAAAAGCGTACACGTTTGTGCGCACTAACAACGAGCACTCTTTTCTTTTTACAAGGTGTAGATGCGTCTATGGGGAGTGGTTGGTTTTCATTCCCCTCAGTACAAAAATTATCATCTTTCGTGTTGGGAAGCGGATCCCAAGAACCTGCATCACCACCTACGCCATCTGGATCGCCATCTATAGAACAATCACCATCTGGAGGGCAATCTCAAGCGCTACCTTTAAAATCTGGAGAGGGCAGTAATCCTGTGCAGGGGAGCAGTAATCCTGTGCAAGGGAGCGGTGATCCTGTGAAAGGGAGCGAGAAGGCTGGGCAGGGGAGCGAGAAGGTTGGACAGGGAAGTGAGAATGCTGAACAAGGTGCGGGAACTGTTCAGGGGAAAGGGTCTTCAAAGCTCACTTTTGCGTGCAATGGTGGGAATTATAAAAGCGTTGCTTCCATGTTCTGTGATGATGGTGGGAATCATGTAATGAAAAGGGGTGCTATTCAGACGCAGAAAATTGATCAAATTGCTGTGTATGCAACGACTAAGTCTTCATCGGAGCTTTCTGGTGGAATACAGAGGCCTGTTACTGATGGGGCGGGTGGTCAGGATTCTGGTTTGGGTGTAGGAGGAGTAATTTCAGGGACAACTATTGTGTTAAATAATATGTCCATTAGTGGGGTGGCTCCTTCGTCTATTGCAGTGGTGCCTCCTATAAAAGGTGCTTTAGATGATGTGGCTAAAAAAACAGCTGGTGATCATGGTGAAGCTTTTGCGGCAGGGGTATTAGCAACGTCTTTTTCAAAAGTTAAGTTGGAAAATTCGAATATTAAGAAGTTTGCAGTTGGGGTTCATGCGCACCAGTACGGGGGAATCTACATGAAAGGTGGGACGGTCTATTATACTGATATAGGTGCTGCGGCTCGTCAGGGATCGTTTGTTATTTTGGATGGAGTGGTTTTTGATGAAGTTAGAACTGGTTTGCACAGTTCTAATGGATCTAGAATAATGATGAAATCTGGGCAGATTAACTTTGCGAAAGGCGGAGCAGGAGTCATATCGGAGAATAAAGGAATTGTTAAATTAGAAGGGGCTAGAATAAGAATTAAAGAGGGAAGTGGTAAGCAAGATACTTCTGATGTTACAAGTTTTGCCCTCCTTTCGGATGGAGGGCTTATTTCCTTTCATAATGGAGAAGTTACGGGGACTGATGCAGTTGCTTTGTGGGTAACTGATGATATTACTGCGTCTTCTCTTCGAATGAATGTTGATGCTTTACCGGGTTTTCTCTCTCACCGTTCTTTGGGTAGTGAAAGTAGTGACCATAATATGAATCCAGTTTATAAAGTTCATCACGTTGTGGATAGTATTTATCCTGATGTTATCACTACTATGAATTCTATTGTAGGTGATGAAAATACCTCGCACCATCTGAATATTGTAGATTCTAATAGTCCTGTAGATGCTTTGAAGGTTAAAGCTGATATCAAGGAATCAAATATTAAAATTGAGGGGAGAAATTCTTATGGGATATCTTTTGGTAAAATAAGTAGAATAAGTTCAAACGGTCAGAAACGCAAAGAAAGGAGTGAGGTTAATACCAACAAGCAAATGGTTTTTTTGCAAAAGACTTCTCTTTTTGTTCCGGAAGGTGTAGCTGTTTATGGTAATAATTTGAATGGTATTGTCCTTTTAGGAGAGGGGACAGTTCTTTCTGGTGATTCATTTTTGAAGGCTGAATCTTTTTCTAATCTGGCTGTGTACGCTTTTAAATCTTCGATTATGGGTGATTCTCAAATTAGTGAAAATGCTCATGCTAGACTTTATTTGTCTGATGAATCGGGATGGTATTTAGCAAAAAGTAATAATAGAAATCTGGGACAGGTAAATACAGGGGGAGAAGTAAATACGGGGAGGGTAGTAGATAAGTATTGTATAGATTCATGTGTTTCATTTGTAGGTCTTGCAAATAGTGCGATTGCATTTTTACCTCCAAGAGATGAAAACGAAGGTTATCAAATGCTGCATATTGGAGACAGTAGAGGTGTAGCTTACATTGCTACTGGAGATTCCAAAATTTATGTCAATACGAGTTTTGTTTCTGACGATTCAGGTAACGTTAAACTTTTGTCTGATCAACTTTTTATTTATGGTGATGTTTTTGGAAAAACTAAGGTTTATGTGAACGACTCGTCTGTCATTGAGACCCTAAATGGAAAGTTAAAAAATGGAGAAAAAGTTCAGCGTGAAAGTATACAAAATCAGGCTGAAGGAAAGGAAAATAAGAATATTCCTGACAGTATTCCAATTGTTCAAGTTTTGGGAGAAGCAAACAGAGATTCCTTTGAGCTTGCTACTGGATATGTTACATTGCAGGGTTCGCCTTATCAGTACATCCTTCGCGCTTCTGATCCAATTCTCGGTTCAGGACGTACACAGCTGTGGAAATTCAACTTAGAAAGTAAATTGGAAGGTGGAGCTGACGGATCTGTTAATTCTCCGGGATTGAAGGTTGATCCTAATGCATCTGGTAGCCGCACACCTGATGCTGGTACTCCCACACCTGATGCTGGTACTCCCGCGCCTGAAGCTGGTACTCCCGCGCCTGAAGCTGGTACTCCCGCATCTGATCCTGGTCGCTCCCCGTCTGAGCCTGGTAGCCACACACCTCAGGCTGATGGTTCCACAGTTCAGACTGGTAATCCCGTATCTGAGCCTGGTAGCCAAACATCTCAGGCTGGTAACTTGACCCCTCAGGCTGGTATCTCCACACCTGTGTCTGGTCTCCCCGCGCCTGAGGTTGGTAACTCCGCATCTGATCCTAGTAACCCAATATCTCAGGATGGTAGTCCCACATCTGAGCTTGGTGGCCAGATACCTCAGACTGGTGGTTCCACACTTCAGACTGGTGACCCCGCACCTGAGGCTGCTAGCCAGACACCTCAGGCTGGTAGCCCTGCATCTGGTGCTTCCGCATCTGATCCTAGTAACCCCACATCTGATCCTGGGCGCTCTCCGTCTGAGCCTGGTAGCCAAACATCTCAGGTTGGTGGTCATATACAGGAGGTTCGTGACTCTTCATTGTCTCAGAACTCTATACCTGTAGTATCTGGTCAAGCTGGTTCGCTTGAAAAAGATAATGTAGATCCCTCTACTTTGAGGGTATCTAGTTCACGTGGACCTTCTGGACATACTCTATCTCTCTCGTATGGAATTCCTACATCTGACCAAGAGAGATATGGAAATATAGTAGTGACAAAAGGCGATGTGGATATTGTACTTTTGAATCAAATGGATAAAGCTTCTTATGGGGTAGAATCTGGTATGGTAGAGTATAACATAACAGATGAAAGTGGTAACCCTATAACATTTGATAGTAATTCTGATAGAATTGATGTTATAAAAAGTGTACCTGGTGTGACTCCACCTAGTACGCCTATAGGGACCGGTGTAACTCCTCCTGTTCAATCTAATGAAGCATCTGAAAATGTAAGGACTATTACGCATGAGGGAGCTGGAATACCTGTAGCAGGAAAAACTCCATCTGTTGTTCCTGCTGGTGCCTCGACACTTCAGGCTGGTATCTCCACACCTGAGTCTGGTGTCCCCGCGCCTGAGTTTGGTAACTCCGCATCTGATCCTAGTAACCAAATATCTCAGGATGGTAGTCCCACATCTGAGCTTGGTGGACAGACACCTCAGGCTGGTGGTTCCACACCTCAGACTGGTGAGCCCGCAACTAAGCCTGGTAGCCACATACCTGATTCTGGTAGCCCTGCGCCTGAAGCTAGTAATCCCGCATCTGATCCTGGTCGCTCCCCGTCTGAGCCTGGTAGCCACACACCTCAGGCTGGTGGTTCCACACTTCAGACTGGTGACCCCGCACCTGAGGCTGCTAGCCAGACACCTCAGGCTGGTAGCCCTGCATCTGAGCTTGTTAGTACGCCTGTAGGGACCGGTGTAACTTCTTCTGTTCAATCTAATGAAGCATCTGAAAATGTAAGGACTATTACGCATGAGGGAGCTGGAGTACCTGTAGCAGGAGAAACTCCACCTGTTGTTTCTACTGGTGCCTCTGCACCTAAGGCTTCTAGCCCCACACTTCAGGCTGGTGGTTCCACACTTCAGACTGGTAATCTCGCATCTGAGCCTGGTAGCCCCACACTTCAGGCTGGTAACCTGACACCTCAGGCTGGTAGCTCCGCACCTCAGGCTGGTAAATTGCCTTCTGCTGTGAAGTCTACTGATTCCACGAACTCTACGTTAGGTTCCAAAGAATCTATTTCTGTAAAGCCTGTGGCTTCTGAGGAATCTAGAGTCCCCGCTGTCGCAGGTGTTAGCAGTGCAGGTAAGGAAGGTACTCCTGCTGGATGTAATGGTATTGGGGGGAATGGTGCTGGGCAATCGCAAGGCTCTCTTTTATGCAGTGATGGCAAATCATATACAGTCCGGCAGCTTACACTGAACGCAAATAATTCAACACAACATTCTATGCATGTAAAAAGTGGCACGAATATTAAGCTAAACGCTGCCACCATTATTGGTCCGGATTCTGGTAATAGAGATGCTGTTGATCTTGCTAAATTGAGTTCTGTAAGTGCTGTTTTTGCAGAAGAGAATGCAGAAGTTGTTTTAGAGAATAAATCAATAATTCAATCTTCTGTGATTGGGCTTGAGGCGAAAAGTGGTGGAAAGGTTAAAATGGATAACGGGACAGTCAATGCTCGTTATATGGCTGCTTTGGCGGGTACGGGGGCTGTTGTTACTTTAAAGAACACGCAAATTAATGTGGAGGGGGATTCAGCTACCGCTGGTTTGGTTAGTAAAGGCGGTGATATAACCATGGAATCTGGAACGATTACTATGAAAAAGGGAGTTGCGGTTCAGTCGGAAGAAGGTGGACATGTTAGATTAAACAAAGTTAGCGTTATTGCGAAAAAAGAAGCAAGAGAGCCGGATTCTGCTAACAAGTCTGAACATGCAGCTATTCTGTTGAACAATAATAGCGTTGTTGAATTTACTCATGGTGATGTTGTTACTGATGCTAATGCTTTGTGGATTAGGGATGGTGATGGCAACATTGAGCAGGGCTCTTCTAGAAGAAGAAGATCCTCTGACGTTCGTCCTTCTATGAATCACGCTAATATTGAATTTTCTACTATTAAAGTGGAGAGTGATAATTCCTATGGCATATATTTTGATGGGGCGGGTCGGAAAGCCGTAGATCAACAGAGTCAAAATAAAATCCCAGAAAAAATTGTTTCAGGATCATCAGTTGAGGATTCTGGAACAGGAAGCCTTGTTAAGCGAAGTGCTGTACGTCCACAGGAGAAAGCTCCTGTAAGCATAACAGGGGCGGTTTCACTGAAACGCACTAATTTCGAAGTTCTAAAAAGCATAGCTATTTATGGTAATAATTCTGGTGGTCGTGTTTCTTTGGAAAATAGAACAAATCTTACTGGTGATTTGCTTTTGAAAGCAGAGAGTAATTCTCATATGTCGGTTTTGGTTGATAACTCTTCTATTATGGGTGGTGTGCGCGTTGATAAAACTTCTTATGCTACATTAGATTTGACCAATCGTTCAGAGTGGTATCTGACAAGAAGTGCGCATAAAAATTTGAGAGCTCCAGATTCAGAGTGCGTGGATTCGTGTATTTCCTCTGTAAGTCTTGTAAATAGTGATATTCATTTTTTACCTTCGCAATCTGAAGAGTTAGAGTATCAGACACTTCGCATTGGAGAAGGAAAAGGTATTGTCTACAAAGCGCAGGGCGATGTTTCAATTCACTTCAATGCACGTTTAAACCCCAATGATCCGAGTGATAGACAAGTAAGTGATCGACTTGTAATCCATGGTGATGTTGAAGGAAAAACAGTAGTATCTGTGCGAAGCGTTTCTGGAAGTGTAGGAGAAAACAACGGAAGTGATAAAACAGCACATAGTGTTTCAGTTATTCAGGTTTATGGAAAGGCAGAAAAAGATTCTTTCCGGCTGGATAGTGATTATGTTGCGCTGGGGAACTCACCTTACAAATATACTCTTCGTTCTTACAGTCCAGAAATGACTTCGAAACAAGAACATGTTCAACAGAAGTTTATGAAGGACGGTGGAGAATTTTGGAATTTCCGTTTAGAGAATCAGTATGTTAAGTCTGAGAGTTTTGATGCAAATATCGTTTCTAAGGCCGATACTATCTCTCTTCCTAGGAAAGTTGTAAGATCTGTTGTTCCGCAAGTTCCGACTTATCTGCTCTTGCCAAATAGCGTGTTTCATGCTGGTTTGATGGATATTAGCAATCAAAACAAGCAGTTAGAGACATTGCGGACTACTTCCAGTGGAATGGTAGAAATTCGTGAAAATCCTGCTTTGTATTTGCGCGGCTATGGCGGAAGTTACCGTTATGCTTCAGATTTGTCCGCACTTGAATATGGTTACGGAGGTGATCTTAGCTATAATGGTGTAGAGGCAGGTGTCTTGTTAAAAACAATTGAAAATGCTGACAACGCCATATCCTTTGGGGTTATGGGGTCTTATGGCAAACTTTCTCTCCAGCCTCAAGATGTTGAACAAAGCCAAGAGAGTGCCTTTGATAAATGGACTGCTACAGCCTATGGTAGCCTGCAGCATGAGACGGGTCTCTATGTAGATGGTCTTCTCTCCTATGGTCTGTTCAAAGGTGATGTTGTCACCCTTGCACGGGGCAAGACAGCAACATTGAAGGGTAATCCTTTAAGCGTTTCTTTGACTGGTGGTCAGACGTTTGTAACGGGATATGAAGGTTTTGTCTTTGATCCACAAGTTCAGGTTGTTTATCAACATCTCCAGTTTAGTAAGGCCCGTGATATTGACAATTTTGATATTGAGCTTGGCAAGCTTGATCAGTGGGTAGCACGTGTTGGTGGGCGTTTGAGCAAGGTTCCTACAGGATCTGAAGGAGTGAATGCTGTTGCTTTCTACGGGAAGCTTTATTTTGCACATGGTTTTGGAGGGAATAAATCTGTGCATTTCAAAGATGCTTTCCAGTTAGGTGCTTTTGGTTCTTCGCTAGAAGCTGGATTAGGATTTAATGCCAAATTGTCTTCGCAGTTTTCTCTGCATGGTGATGTTGTCTATCAACATAAGCTCAATAAGGCTGGTTTCTCTGGTACCAGTTTTTCTGGCGGAATCCGCTATCAGTTTTAG